The Candidatus Abyssobacteria bacterium SURF_5 genome contains a region encoding:
- the gnd gene encoding decarboxylating 6-phosphogluconate dehydrogenase — translation MAEDRLTLGIVGLGKMGGNFALQALEKGISVVGKEKSEKPELRRRGVKIAGTYEEFVSFLEPPRVIYLSLPAGPIIDTVVGELVPHLSAGDVLMDGGNSFYLDSIRREKQLSENNLLFLDCGTSGGLTGARHGACFMVGGKAEGIALAEPILKKLAVKDGFLHTGPPGSGHYVKLVHNGIEFGMLQAIGEGATLLAKCDFRLNLEKVFKNWSNGSVIRCWLVELMQKGLEEQSLEQIESHVEDTGEVNWLVQIAMKKEIPIPVITQSVIELFKSRDVSSLTYQAIALMRHGFGGHPFGKDGRITKERETSRIQKI, via the coding sequence ATGGCTGAGGACAGGCTTACGTTGGGAATCGTCGGCTTGGGGAAGATGGGGGGCAACTTCGCCCTTCAGGCTCTGGAAAAGGGGATATCCGTTGTCGGAAAAGAAAAGTCTGAGAAACCCGAACTCCGAAGACGGGGGGTAAAGATCGCCGGGACATATGAAGAATTCGTCTCGTTCCTGGAGCCGCCCAGAGTGATTTATCTGTCTCTGCCTGCCGGCCCGATAATTGATACTGTCGTGGGAGAGCTTGTTCCCCATTTGAGTGCGGGCGATGTCCTCATGGACGGCGGCAATTCCTTTTATCTCGATTCCATCAGAAGGGAAAAACAACTGAGCGAAAACAACCTGCTGTTCCTGGATTGTGGAACGAGTGGAGGACTTACCGGCGCTCGTCATGGGGCATGTTTTATGGTCGGCGGCAAAGCAGAGGGTATCGCATTGGCAGAGCCTATTCTGAAAAAATTGGCCGTGAAAGATGGCTTCCTTCATACCGGCCCTCCAGGAAGCGGACATTACGTAAAGTTGGTCCATAACGGCATAGAATTTGGCATGCTTCAGGCGATTGGCGAGGGAGCCACGCTTCTTGCGAAGTGCGATTTTCGGCTGAATCTGGAAAAGGTCTTCAAGAACTGGTCAAACGGCTCCGTCATAAGATGCTGGCTTGTAGAGTTGATGCAGAAGGGTCTTGAGGAACAAAGCCTCGAACAGATCGAAAGCCACGTTGAGGATACCGGGGAAGTGAACTGGTTGGTGCAAATTGCGATGAAGAAGGAAATCCCCATTCCCGTCATCACACAATCAGTGATAGAATTGTTCAAGTCAAGAGATGTCTCTTCCCTCACATACCAGGCCATTGCTCTTATGAGACACGGCTTCGGGGGACATCCTTTCGGGAAAGACGGCCGGATCACAAAGGAACGTGAAACAAGCAGAATCCAAAAAATATAG
- a CDS encoding DUF547 domain-containing protein — translation MYKKISDYGVIGNLQTIALVGFEGSIDWLCLPCIDSPSVFGALLDDQKGGKFSVYPAEESDSVSEYVPDTNILITRFRTSSGIFQLTDFMPVAPAAKQEERPELLRVLHGLEGSVEVAITFEPRFDYARAHTCLEEIGGGIVAAGAGSFLTLSSSFNMTIERDRAAGRVDIRAGDRHWLHLKYLSRQSARLDIDRITRLQAETEAYWREWLSKEETGLTLDFGPYRQMINRSALVLKLLYFNPTGAIAAAGTTSLPEKIGGVRNWDYRYSWIRDTAFTLQALFRLGHLSETEGYLKWIADMLSRYGTEDMRIMYGVRGEMCLPESELDHLNGYKGSQPVRIGNAAAQQKQLDIYGELMDAALLLSNYVGKINVKLWAPLRRICDYIVEHWQDKDQGIWEVRCGPYDFVYSKVMCWVALDRGITIAKRYGFPADVDLWNKTREQIQKAVHTKGWSETKKAFVQHFDTEDLDASALLFPLLNFLPADDPKMISTIEAIRRELGKDVFLYRYKTEDGLPGDEGFFLLCTFWLVDCLIELNRLEEAELILNRMEAAANPLGLFSEEYDPIWREMLGNFPQAFTHIGYINSVLSLLSRKKKQEEYPKRKTKLSLARRLFGKQLILNNGPLPKETPAHELAVQLKKSMNILRGAFFRTPEGRVAYEEMRHSKAYDDYARLSYLLKKMDLDVLKSREEKTAFWINLYNVLVIHGVVELEIRDSVKEVRNFFRRIQYQIGDMRFTPDDIEHGVLRGNRKPPHSLFPLFKADDPRLKYSLRTMDPRIHFALVCASSSCPPIDVYDPNILDEDLTVSGQTFLNSGGLSIDRNAARVSLSLVFKWYRKDFGESDEQLITFLAGFIYNEEDRKYLERHAGRLRIDFQGYDWRLNRT, via the coding sequence ATGTACAAAAAAATTAGTGATTATGGGGTGATTGGCAATCTGCAGACCATAGCTCTCGTGGGATTTGAGGGTTCCATCGACTGGCTTTGCCTTCCCTGTATCGATTCCCCCAGTGTGTTTGGCGCTCTTCTGGACGACCAGAAGGGTGGGAAATTCAGCGTTTACCCTGCCGAAGAAAGCGATTCTGTCTCCGAATATGTTCCCGATACCAACATCCTGATAACCCGCTTCAGAACGAGCTCCGGCATATTCCAACTTACAGATTTCATGCCGGTCGCGCCGGCCGCCAAACAGGAGGAGCGGCCTGAACTCTTAAGGGTTCTCCATGGATTGGAAGGCAGCGTCGAGGTGGCGATTACTTTCGAACCCAGATTCGACTATGCGCGCGCACATACCTGCCTGGAAGAAATTGGTGGTGGAATCGTCGCCGCCGGCGCCGGCTCGTTTCTGACTCTGTCAAGCTCTTTCAATATGACCATAGAACGTGACCGCGCCGCCGGCCGAGTGGACATCCGGGCGGGCGACCGCCATTGGTTGCATCTGAAATATCTGTCCCGGCAATCGGCACGCCTTGATATTGATCGCATTACACGGTTGCAGGCTGAAACCGAAGCGTATTGGCGGGAATGGCTGAGCAAAGAGGAAACCGGACTCACGCTGGATTTCGGCCCCTACCGCCAAATGATCAATCGCTCGGCCCTCGTCCTCAAGCTCCTGTATTTCAATCCGACGGGAGCGATTGCGGCAGCCGGAACAACCTCTCTGCCCGAAAAGATCGGAGGCGTCCGGAACTGGGACTACCGGTATTCCTGGATTCGCGACACCGCCTTCACGCTCCAGGCGCTTTTCCGTCTCGGCCATCTCTCGGAGACCGAAGGATACCTGAAATGGATCGCGGACATGCTGTCCCGGTATGGAACCGAAGACATGCGGATCATGTACGGCGTCCGCGGCGAGATGTGCCTGCCGGAAAGCGAACTGGACCACCTCAATGGCTACAAAGGCTCCCAACCGGTGCGAATTGGCAATGCCGCCGCCCAGCAGAAACAGCTCGATATCTACGGCGAATTGATGGACGCCGCCCTTTTGCTCTCCAATTACGTCGGCAAGATCAATGTGAAGCTCTGGGCTCCGCTGCGCCGAATCTGCGACTACATAGTGGAGCACTGGCAGGATAAGGACCAAGGTATCTGGGAAGTGCGTTGCGGCCCGTACGACTTCGTCTATTCCAAAGTGATGTGCTGGGTGGCGCTCGACCGCGGAATCACCATCGCGAAAAGGTACGGCTTTCCGGCTGATGTGGACTTGTGGAACAAGACTCGTGAACAAATCCAGAAGGCCGTTCATACGAAAGGCTGGAGCGAGACGAAAAAAGCTTTCGTCCAGCATTTTGATACTGAAGACCTCGATGCAAGCGCCCTGCTCTTTCCCCTTCTCAATTTCCTCCCGGCCGATGACCCGAAAATGATCTCGACTATAGAAGCGATCAGACGCGAACTGGGCAAAGACGTGTTCCTTTACCGCTACAAAACCGAGGACGGTCTCCCCGGAGACGAAGGGTTCTTTCTCCTGTGCACCTTCTGGCTGGTAGATTGCCTTATAGAACTGAATCGCCTGGAGGAGGCCGAGCTGATTCTGAATCGGATGGAAGCCGCCGCCAATCCGCTCGGACTTTTCTCGGAAGAGTACGACCCAATATGGAGAGAGATGCTGGGGAATTTCCCTCAGGCCTTCACGCACATCGGGTACATAAACAGCGTTCTGTCGCTCCTGTCCAGAAAGAAGAAACAAGAGGAATATCCGAAAAGAAAAACGAAGCTTTCCCTGGCCCGACGACTCTTCGGAAAACAATTGATTCTCAATAACGGGCCACTGCCAAAAGAGACGCCCGCACACGAATTAGCGGTGCAACTGAAAAAATCGATGAACATTTTGCGCGGCGCCTTCTTTCGTACGCCCGAAGGAAGAGTGGCATACGAAGAGATGCGCCACTCGAAGGCCTACGATGATTATGCGCGTCTGAGTTACCTTCTCAAGAAGATGGACCTCGATGTGCTGAAGTCGAGAGAAGAGAAGACTGCGTTCTGGATCAACCTTTATAACGTTCTGGTGATTCATGGGGTCGTGGAACTCGAAATACGGGACTCGGTTAAAGAAGTGCGAAACTTCTTCAGACGCATTCAATACCAAATAGGTGACATGCGTTTTACGCCCGACGATATCGAGCACGGGGTCCTCCGCGGAAATCGAAAGCCGCCGCACTCCCTGTTCCCGCTCTTCAAAGCAGATGACCCGCGATTGAAATATTCCCTTCGAACAATGGACCCGCGCATCCATTTTGCTCTCGTATGCGCCTCATCTTCCTGTCCGCCGATTGATGTCTATGACCCGAACATTCTTGACGAAGATTTGACTGTTTCCGGTCAAACGTTCCTGAATTCTGGCGGACTCTCGATTGATCGCAACGCCGCACGTGTTTCGCTTTCTCTCGTCTTCAAATGGTATCGAAAAGACTTCGGCGAATCGGATGAGCAATTGATCACATTCCTCGCCGGATTCATCTACAACGAAGAAGACCGGAAATATCTCGAGCGGCATGCAGGCCGACTGAGAATCGATTTTCAGGGATATGATTGGAGATTGAATAGAACCTGA
- a CDS encoding sigma-70 family RNA polymerase sigma factor: protein MQAEFQNRNVRFDPDSLLEEYGDYLFRYALVRVRNRDVAEDMVQETLLAAVRGKEQYRGQASVRTWLVGIVKHKILDYFRKRQREHSFDATSSEASAGNDLFDSSGKWKTFPSHWSESPAKLLEKKEFWEKFESCMTQMPERLANIFGLRELDGLETAEICKILDISTTNLHVMLYRARMRLARCLDANWFEREQRKKGK, encoded by the coding sequence ATGCAGGCCGAATTTCAGAACCGGAATGTACGGTTTGACCCTGACAGCTTGTTGGAGGAATACGGCGACTACCTGTTCCGCTATGCGCTGGTGCGGGTGAGGAACCGGGATGTAGCGGAAGACATGGTGCAGGAGACTCTGCTGGCCGCCGTACGAGGGAAAGAGCAGTACCGGGGGCAGGCGTCGGTGAGGACCTGGCTGGTCGGGATAGTAAAGCACAAGATATTGGATTATTTTCGCAAGAGACAGCGGGAACACTCGTTTGATGCAACTTCCTCCGAGGCTTCGGCCGGAAACGACCTGTTTGATTCGAGCGGCAAGTGGAAAACGTTCCCATCCCATTGGAGTGAAAGTCCGGCCAAGCTATTGGAAAAGAAGGAATTCTGGGAGAAATTTGAATCGTGTATGACGCAAATGCCGGAACGGCTGGCAAATATATTCGGCCTCCGCGAATTAGATGGACTGGAGACGGCGGAAATTTGTAAGATTCTCGACATTTCAACGACAAATTTACATGTGATGCTGTATCGAGCTCGAATGCGGCTTGCCCGCTGTCTCGATGCGAACTGGTTTGAAAGAGAACAAAGGAAAAAGGGGAAATGA
- a CDS encoding glucose 1-dehydrogenase — protein MANKKEEIPAVVMPVCPARKIVEGQKALVTGANSGIGKAIAFALGEAGADVVVNYVTGEEEAVGVVEEILKTGARAYAARADVSREDEVRAMFQRMFQEFGTIHILVNNAGIQNDAPIDEMTEQQWKQVIDVNLTGQFLCAREAVKEFKRRGVVREVSCSAGKIICMGSVHEVIPWARHVNYSASKGGVMLMMKSIAQEVAPYRIRVTGIAPGAVRTPINREAWSTPEAYEQLMKLIPYKRIGEPEDIARAAVWLASDYADYVTGASIVVDGGMTLYPGFAEGG, from the coding sequence ATGGCGAACAAGAAAGAGGAAATCCCAGCGGTAGTCATGCCGGTCTGTCCGGCGAGGAAGATCGTCGAGGGGCAGAAGGCGCTGGTAACCGGCGCCAACTCCGGCATCGGAAAGGCGATAGCGTTTGCACTGGGGGAGGCTGGCGCCGACGTGGTGGTGAACTATGTAACAGGCGAAGAAGAAGCAGTCGGAGTAGTTGAAGAGATTTTAAAAACGGGCGCACGGGCGTATGCCGCGCGGGCCGACGTATCTCGCGAGGACGAGGTTCGGGCAATGTTCCAGAGAATGTTTCAGGAATTCGGAACCATCCATATCCTCGTCAACAACGCCGGCATCCAGAATGATGCGCCTATTGATGAGATGACCGAGCAGCAGTGGAAGCAGGTTATCGATGTCAATCTTACCGGTCAATTCCTTTGTGCGCGGGAGGCAGTCAAGGAGTTCAAGCGGCGGGGGGTGGTGAGGGAGGTTTCCTGCTCGGCGGGCAAGATCATCTGCATGGGCTCCGTGCACGAGGTGATTCCGTGGGCGCGACACGTCAATTATTCGGCCTCCAAAGGAGGAGTGATGCTCATGATGAAGAGCATCGCACAGGAGGTTGCCCCCTACCGTATTCGCGTCACCGGCATCGCGCCCGGAGCGGTTCGCACGCCAATCAACCGCGAAGCCTGGAGCACCCCGGAAGCATATGAACAGTTGATGAAGCTGATTCCCTACAAGCGGATTGGAGAGCCGGAGGACATCGCGCGAGCTGCCGTATGGCTGGCTTCCGACTACGCCGACTATGTCACTGGAGCAAGCATTGTTGTGGATGGGGGCATGACCCTTTATCCCGGGTTTGCGGAGGGTGGATAG
- a CDS encoding DUF3179 domain-containing protein encodes MTQTGVVYSRIIDDKTYTFGVSGLLHKSNLLLYDRQTDTLWSQLMEKAIAGPLVGKSLMKIPSTETKWKDWKKKHPETEVMSTETGYERNYFVDPYEGYLRIGSLMFPVGKVRRDLPTKQRVLGIEVDGIAKAYSLEDVQKHSGILSDTIGDKSIEIVISQDGQVTDIRDVQGNQITGIYSYWFAWQAFHPETLVYEPQKE; translated from the coding sequence CTGACCCAGACGGGAGTGGTCTACTCCCGCATTATCGATGACAAGACCTACACATTTGGGGTATCTGGACTGTTGCATAAAAGCAATCTGCTCCTCTATGATCGTCAGACTGATACGCTCTGGTCCCAGCTTATGGAGAAGGCGATAGCGGGACCACTTGTCGGAAAGAGCCTGATGAAAATCCCTTCAACCGAAACAAAATGGAAGGATTGGAAGAAAAAGCATCCGGAAACGGAGGTCATGTCAACAGAAACCGGGTATGAAAGAAACTATTTCGTGGACCCGTATGAAGGTTACCTGCGGATCGGAAGCCTGATGTTTCCCGTCGGCAAGGTGCGCAGAGACCTGCCGACGAAACAAAGGGTCCTCGGCATTGAGGTGGACGGCATAGCAAAGGCCTACTCGCTGGAGGACGTGCAGAAACATTCCGGAATTCTCAGCGACACCATCGGAGATAAGTCAATCGAAATCGTCATTTCTCAAGATGGGCAGGTGACGGATATTCGTGACGTGCAAGGGAATCAAATCACCGGCATCTACAGTTATTGGTTTGCCTGGCAAGCCTTTCACCCTGAAACCCTGGTCTATGAGCCGCAAAAAGAATAA
- a CDS encoding DUF3179 domain-containing protein — MAVKRVLISVLTACALLATTGFSLDNAIVPKEEIVSGGVPKDGIPSLLAPKFVSADDVDFLEPDDRVIGVEIEGKAKAYPIKIMNWHEVVNDTLSGQPIVVTF; from the coding sequence TTGGCCGTCAAGAGAGTATTGATTTCTGTCCTTACAGCCTGCGCGTTACTCGCGACAACAGGTTTCAGCCTGGATAACGCCATTGTTCCGAAGGAAGAAATTGTCTCCGGCGGCGTGCCCAAAGACGGTATTCCGTCGCTTCTGGCCCCGAAGTTTGTCTCCGCCGATGACGTCGATTTTCTGGAACCCGACGATCGCGTGATCGGGGTCGAAATAGAGGGCAAAGCAAAGGCGTATCCAATCAAGATCATGAACTGGCATGAGGTGGTGAATGATACGCTGAGTGGGCAGCCCATCGTTGTCACTTTTTGA
- a CDS encoding glucan 1,4-alpha-glucosidase, with translation MTDKPQNDSAIAFGSPGIPPKWTSSQKEGVGTANSAASRIWFTLSHGILNEVYYPTIDHPQIRDLQFLITDGKTFFHEEKRDLKSEIECIERDTLGYRIVSDDLQRRYRLVKEIISDPCKPCILVHVRIEAEKDWLDRLQIFALLAPHLEVSGWGNSARRFHVSGQTLLIAWKEQTYLAMGTTVGFTGTSCGYVGASDGWQDLRDNLRMDWEFERAEEGNIAVIGRIDTSKSSEFTLGLAFGQGRHDAVCTLIQSLSVPFQYHWEEFKKQWRRVCCDIRDLDRFSQDNGRLYRISHNLLLAHEDKTFNGALIASASIPWGQSKGDEDIGGYHLVWTRDMVNSATGLFACGDNMTPARALVYLACSQRDDGGFPQNFWIDGTPYWSGIQLDEVAFPVMLAWRLWKAGACGGFDPYHMVRRAASYLIRQGPMTQQERWEENSGYSPSTLAASITALICAAEFCRSRGDQESASFLEDYADFLESHLELWTVTTEGTLLKGIPRHYIRIHPTDIGNPSPDEDPNKGLLAIRNRPPGEEWRFPAKDIVDAGFLELVRYGIRKPGDNLIEDSLQVVDAVLKVDTPYGPCWRRYNNDGYGERPDGGPYEGWGKGRAWPLLTGERGHYEFAAGRDPTPCISAMEKFASKGGMLPEQIWDEDDRPEAGMFFGRFAGSAMPLMWAHAEYIKLLRSAADSQVFDLIPIVAERYLAGKGRKDLEVWKPIRRVKSVAGGHVLRVQAPEPFQLLWTMDEWKTKFQTSSAPTGLEICFVDIAVPKGQTAPIRFTFFWTDTDKWEGRDYCVNIREIDGSFKKC, from the coding sequence ATGACTGACAAACCGCAAAACGATTCAGCTATTGCGTTTGGTTCGCCTGGAATCCCTCCGAAATGGACATCGAGTCAGAAAGAAGGAGTGGGGACGGCCAACTCGGCGGCCAGCCGCATCTGGTTTACGCTGTCTCACGGCATTCTGAATGAAGTGTACTATCCCACCATCGACCACCCCCAAATCCGAGATTTGCAGTTTCTCATTACGGACGGGAAGACTTTCTTTCATGAGGAAAAGAGGGACCTGAAGAGTGAGATAGAGTGCATAGAGCGCGACACGCTCGGATATCGAATCGTGAGCGATGATCTGCAGCGCCGATATCGGCTCGTCAAGGAGATCATCTCGGACCCCTGTAAGCCGTGTATCCTTGTTCATGTGCGAATCGAGGCTGAGAAGGACTGGCTCGATCGCCTGCAAATTTTCGCGCTCCTCGCGCCTCATCTCGAGGTGAGCGGGTGGGGTAACTCCGCCCGGCGGTTCCATGTTTCGGGCCAAACCCTGCTCATCGCTTGGAAGGAACAGACATATCTGGCCATGGGGACAACCGTCGGATTCACCGGAACGTCCTGCGGATATGTCGGCGCGAGCGACGGGTGGCAGGACCTCAGGGACAATTTGCGAATGGATTGGGAATTTGAGCGAGCAGAGGAGGGGAATATCGCAGTCATTGGCCGAATAGATACGTCGAAGTCCTCCGAATTCACGCTAGGCTTGGCATTCGGACAGGGGCGCCACGACGCGGTATGCACTCTCATACAGTCGCTGAGCGTCCCCTTTCAATATCACTGGGAGGAATTCAAAAAACAGTGGCGCCGCGTCTGCTGCGATATACGCGACCTGGACCGATTTTCTCAAGATAATGGTCGCTTGTATCGGATCAGCCATAACTTGTTGCTTGCTCATGAAGACAAGACCTTCAACGGCGCGCTCATCGCTTCGGCGAGCATCCCCTGGGGGCAAAGCAAGGGAGACGAGGATATCGGCGGCTACCATCTGGTCTGGACGCGAGATATGGTCAACAGCGCAACCGGCCTTTTTGCCTGCGGGGATAACATGACGCCCGCTCGAGCGCTGGTGTACCTGGCATGCTCGCAGCGGGATGACGGCGGATTTCCGCAGAATTTCTGGATAGACGGAACCCCCTATTGGAGCGGCATTCAACTCGATGAAGTCGCCTTCCCGGTGATGCTTGCCTGGCGACTCTGGAAAGCCGGGGCGTGTGGAGGCTTTGACCCGTATCACATGGTCAGGAGGGCCGCTTCCTATTTAATCCGTCAAGGCCCGATGACCCAACAGGAGCGCTGGGAGGAAAACAGCGGATACTCGCCTTCGACACTGGCGGCCTCAATCACGGCGCTCATTTGCGCGGCAGAATTCTGCAGGTCACGGGGCGATCAGGAATCGGCATCGTTCCTTGAAGACTATGCCGATTTCCTGGAGTCTCATCTTGAACTGTGGACAGTGACGACTGAAGGAACATTGCTGAAAGGCATTCCGAGGCATTATATCCGGATTCATCCGACGGACATTGGCAACCCGTCTCCCGACGAAGACCCGAATAAGGGACTGCTGGCGATTCGAAATAGACCACCCGGGGAAGAATGGAGGTTTCCTGCGAAGGATATTGTGGATGCGGGCTTCCTCGAGTTGGTCCGTTACGGGATACGCAAACCGGGGGACAACCTCATCGAGGATTCACTGCAGGTGGTGGACGCCGTTCTCAAGGTGGATACCCCTTACGGCCCATGCTGGCGCCGGTACAACAATGATGGGTATGGGGAACGTCCAGACGGCGGCCCCTACGAAGGATGGGGAAAGGGGCGCGCATGGCCCCTTCTGACCGGAGAGAGAGGGCATTATGAATTTGCAGCGGGACGCGATCCGACGCCCTGCATCAGCGCCATGGAGAAATTCGCATCAAAAGGAGGAATGCTTCCCGAACAGATATGGGACGAAGACGATCGCCCGGAAGCAGGCATGTTCTTTGGACGGTTTGCGGGCTCGGCGATGCCTCTGATGTGGGCGCATGCAGAGTATATCAAGCTGCTCCGGTCTGCCGCAGACTCGCAGGTATTCGACCTAATTCCCATTGTGGCTGAACGGTACCTCGCTGGCAAGGGACGGAAGGACCTGGAGGTGTGGAAGCCGATTCGGAGAGTCAAATCGGTGGCAGGAGGGCATGTCTTGCGTGTTCAGGCGCCTGAGCCATTTCAACTTCTGTGGACCATGGACGAATGGAAGACGAAATTTCAGACATCAAGCGCACCCACCGGGCTGGAAATCTGCTTCGTGGACATTGCGGTCCCCAAGGGACAAACTGCGCCCATACGCTTCACCTTCTTTTGGACTGATACGGACAAGTGGGAAGGCAGAGATTATTGCGTTAATATAAGGGAGATCGATGGCAGTTTCAAAAAATGTTGA
- a CDS encoding sterol desaturase family protein has translation MEGWSLIVGHLQAGLLAAVFLLLLGVERVAPLRRSTRRALPRFFVNFSFMALAFIAGSFAVRPVSLWLADQTSQKSFGLLSVLGLPAGVHGAAGFLLMDLTFYYWHRLNHTVPLLWRFHNVHHVDPDLDVTTSFRFHFGEILYSTGFRVVQVGLLGVSVVTYLVYEFFFQAGTMFHHSNIMLPIRIERRLNKIIVTPRMHGIHHSIFKNETNSNYGVIFRWWDVLHRSMRLNIPQASIDIGIAGYRKPHDNTLRNLLLLPFRTQRDYWRREDGRPAESREIEMKGRLTTLSE, from the coding sequence ATGGAAGGCTGGTCTCTTATAGTTGGGCACCTTCAAGCAGGTTTGTTGGCGGCGGTGTTCCTGCTCCTTTTAGGAGTGGAACGCGTTGCGCCGCTCCGCCGGTCAACCCGCCGGGCGTTGCCGCGCTTCTTCGTGAATTTTTCTTTCATGGCGCTGGCATTCATTGCGGGATCGTTCGCGGTGCGGCCGGTTTCGTTGTGGCTCGCCGATCAAACATCTCAGAAGTCTTTCGGACTGCTTTCCGTGCTCGGGCTGCCGGCCGGTGTGCACGGTGCGGCCGGCTTCCTGCTGATGGACCTCACATTTTACTACTGGCACCGGCTGAACCACACTGTTCCGCTGCTATGGCGTTTCCATAACGTGCATCATGTCGACCCGGACCTTGATGTGACGACCTCGTTCCGGTTCCACTTCGGCGAGATTCTCTATTCGACTGGTTTCAGAGTGGTGCAGGTGGGGCTGCTGGGCGTCTCGGTTGTCACGTACCTGGTCTACGAGTTCTTTTTTCAAGCCGGGACGATGTTTCACCACAGCAACATTATGCTGCCTATTCGTATCGAGAGACGGCTGAACAAGATAATCGTGACGCCTCGCATGCACGGAATCCATCATTCGATCTTCAAAAACGAAACCAACTCGAATTATGGCGTCATTTTCCGATGGTGGGACGTCCTTCATAGAAGCATGCGACTCAATATTCCTCAGGCCAGTATTGACATAGGAATTGCCGGTTACCGCAAGCCACATGACAACACGCTGCGGAATCTCCTGCTCCTTCCCTTCCGCACACAAAGGGATTATTGGCGGCGGGAAGACGGAAGGCCGGCAGAGAGTCGTGAAATCGAAATGAAAGGCCGTCTCACAACCTTATCCGAGTGA